From a region of the Methanolobus tindarius DSM 2278 genome:
- a CDS encoding GntP family permease, translating to MNSIVIFLLSLLLILFLTAKLRLHPFIGLILTSVITGMLAGEASTTIETITTGMGKVFSHFAIIIASGSIIGLILHRTGGAKLIASDIIKISRKPLFGLNILGFIFAVPLMCCILAYVIFIPVAKEIRIREGLPKVLTASVLVFGTLASYNLVYPSPVVYSAVYELGIKTSDILFPGVVIAFIVSIAGYFYAMKFCKTGNFSDFIVDNETENENMITSGRIAAYSPIAIPVVLILTDVFTNIPLFDILGEPDMALLIGVVMAIFFAYRQYNFNSAREWVEKAIKRSGVVILDMCGGGALGATLAMTGVGQEMGTLLAGLPLPAILVPFLISVAIQSVQGSRVVTMLVTPSIVIPLVPVLGLPPEIVLFSMASGTFLISHFNDPFFWIYKDLAELETKEVLKSYTLGGVVMGMCSLMLTGVAYLLLY from the coding sequence ATGAATTCTATTGTCATTTTTCTTTTGTCTTTACTTTTAATTCTCTTCCTCACAGCAAAACTCAGATTGCATCCTTTTATCGGGCTTATTCTCACATCTGTCATCACCGGAATGCTTGCAGGTGAAGCATCCACAACAATTGAAACTATTACAACCGGAATGGGGAAAGTTTTCTCACATTTTGCTATAATTATCGCATCAGGAAGTATCATAGGTCTTATTCTGCACAGAACCGGTGGAGCAAAACTAATTGCATCTGACATCATAAAGATATCTAGAAAACCTCTTTTCGGACTGAATATACTTGGATTTATCTTCGCAGTTCCTCTTATGTGCTGTATCCTTGCCTATGTGATATTCATCCCGGTTGCAAAGGAGATAAGGATTAGAGAAGGATTACCAAAAGTCCTTACGGCATCAGTACTTGTTTTTGGAACACTTGCATCATACAATCTAGTTTATCCGTCCCCGGTTGTTTATTCTGCAGTTTATGAATTGGGAATAAAAACTAGTGATATTCTGTTCCCGGGAGTTGTTATTGCATTTATTGTTTCGATTGCAGGTTACTTTTATGCTATGAAATTCTGTAAAACAGGAAATTTTAGCGATTTCATAGTAGACAATGAAACGGAAAATGAGAATATGATTACTTCTGGCAGGATTGCTGCCTATTCACCAATAGCTATTCCTGTTGTGTTAATCCTTACAGATGTATTCACAAACATTCCGCTATTTGATATTCTTGGTGAACCTGACATGGCACTGCTAATTGGAGTTGTCATGGCTATATTCTTTGCATACAGGCAGTACAACTTTAATTCTGCAAGAGAATGGGTTGAAAAAGCAATCAAAAGAAGTGGAGTTGTAATTCTTGACATGTGTGGAGGCGGTGCGCTTGGTGCCACCCTTGCAATGACAGGTGTTGGTCAGGAGATGGGAACCCTTCTTGCCGGATTACCTTTACCTGCAATACTTGTTCCTTTTCTAATTTCGGTCGCCATACAGAGTGTTCAGGGTTCCCGTGTTGTTACGATGCTGGTCACACCTTCAATAGTTATACCTCTTGTACCGGTTCTTGGTCTGCCACCTGAGATAGTGCTTTTTTCAATGGCATCAGGAACATTTCTTATATCACACTTCAATGACCCGTTCTTCTGGATATATAAGGATCTGGCGGAACTGGAAACTAAGGAGGTTCTGAAAAGCTATACTCTAGGTGGGGTTGTGATGGGAATGTGCAGTTTAATGCTTACAGGTGTAGCGTATCTGCTATTATATTAA